A part of Cottoperca gobio chromosome 4, fCotGob3.1, whole genome shotgun sequence genomic DNA contains:
- the LOC115007036 gene encoding prostaglandin E2 receptor EP4 subtype-like has translation MRLPEKVHPLTPFLLLREVKKEMHSQILNKPRQLSLTNTSLWVYLAMESPDFTHGSVSINETLMHHSQAAIALPIFMFVGGAIGNIIAIIVLSVSRQERKSSAFYTLVCGLAVTDLLGTCLASPLTIAHYLTHNVLKDQHVCEFQSFLLLSFSLTGLSIICTMAAERYLAICCPYNYQRWGVDRRFAQKFLFFIYISHIFFCCLPMMGMSRSELQPSHTWCFIDWGGHEPVAAVYSVLYGAVSLLLILGTIVLNLVVCGALLLMRQRTVQRPVTRASVRERWRALSSAAETQMIAVLVVTSAVVLACSAPLVVRVFANRFMPKNDPKADLAAIRIASVNPILDPWIYILLRRSLFRKLLRLSRRCRSTRSTSPMTQRNRFYPELTTESHVFTQLMCNTNIRTQLPTTVNFTPYNTESITQT, from the exons ATGAGACTACCAGAGAAAGTACATCCACTCACCCCTTTTCTTCTGTTACGGGAGGTTAAAAAGGAAATGCACTCCCAAATTCTCAACAAACCGAGGCAATTATCGCTAACAAACACAAGCCTGTGGGTGTATTTGGCGATGGAGAGCCCGGACTTTACGCACGGATCTGTTTCCATAAACGAGACGCTGATGCATCATTCACAAGCGGCAATCGCTTTACCGATTTTCATGTTTGTTGGAGGCGCCATTGGGAATATAATAGCAATAATTGTCCTTTCAGTATCAAGACAGGAGAGGAAATCTTCGGCTTTCTACACGCTGGTGTGCGGACTGGCGGTGACGGACCTGCTTGGCACCTGTCTTGCCAGTCCGCTCACCATAGCCCACTACCTGACCCATAATGTGCTGAAGGACCAGCATGTCTGCGAGTTTCAATCCTTTTTGTTGCTGTCTTTCAGTTTAACAGGTCTGAGCATCATATGCACCATGGCAGCAGAGCGCTACCTGGCTATATGCTGCCCGTACAACTACCAGCGGTGGGGGGTGGACCGACGCTTTGCGCAAAAGTTCCTTTTCTTCATTTATATCAGTCACATCTTCTTTTGTTGCCTCCCGATGATGGGCATGTCGAGGAGCGAGCTGCAGCCGTCGCACACATGGTGCTTCATCGACTGGGGGGGACACGAGCCTGTGGCCGCCGTTTACTCCGTCTTGTACGGCGCCGTCAGTCTGCTGCTCATCCTGGGAACCATCGTGCTCAACCTGGTGGTGTGTGGAGCGCTGCTGCTGATGCGGCAGAGGACCGTGCAGCGGCCCGTCACCAGAGCCAGCGTCCGGGAGAGGTGGAGGGCTCTGTCCTCGGCTGCAGAGACGCAGATGATCGCGGTGCTGGTGGTGACCTCCGCGGTGGTTCTGGCCTGCTCTGCCCCCTTGGTG GTCCGTGTGTTTGCCAACCGCTTCATGCCGAAAAATGACCCCAAAGCTGACCTGGCTGCCATCCGGATAGCCTCTGTTAACCCCATCCTCGACCCTTGGATCTACATCCTCCTCAGGAGGTCTCTGTTTCGGAAGCTACTCAGGTTATCCAGGCGATGTAGAAGCACTCGCAGTACATCCCCTATGACACAAAGGAATCGGTTTTATCCTGAACTCACGACGGAGAGCCACGTGTTCACGCAGCTAATGTGCAACACAAACATCAGGACACAGCTGCCTACCACCGTCAACTTCACTCCGTACAACACAGAGAGCATCACTCAGACGTAA